The Engraulis encrasicolus isolate BLACKSEA-1 chromosome 4, IST_EnEncr_1.0, whole genome shotgun sequence genome includes a window with the following:
- the islr2 gene encoding immunoglobulin superfamily containing leucine-rich repeat protein 2 yields MDSRCLLFLSLWTVTIGTAQGCPEPCNCMDKFSVQLADCASKDLLSVPVGLPSNVTTLSLSANKIQVLKSKSFINVTLITSLWLGHNAIVTVQRDTLAPLVNLRNLDISHNKIVNFPWEDLVNLTALQLLKMNNNEMVHLPKDAFLTLRELRSLRINNNKFAIIAQGTFESLSLSHLQIYNNPFTCSCSLEWLRDWIKSSKISVPEQENIACELPENLKGVSVVKMPNMDCKAPTVSITYQPNIENTEIHEGQLVILNCETKGSPMPEMTWDVESGKLHFQFALPAIVENQDVPINDATTNTRFQVFRNGTLIIPGMSKKEDGNYTCSASNEMGTANTTVKVVMAGAQKHIQTSMLDPTAGKGRPVLTKPGPKSSINNVINRDKSGEKPKLLPTGSTSVTADTENAKDLPFDKCGINDGTHYVSNEAFNSTLGQIKQYTFEFGVIALEVSETEAKVQLNPLQMANSKTNLQMSHTQDLQTVEKEPFSLTQTITKKSTLDRLYLCVSTGNGHSIVETSTIREGINAYRFGGLQPGTTYTLCLSDASRECQVQVVFTTRKKIPSLLIIVVVSIFLLAMATVPLLGATCCHLLYKYQGKTYKLIMKTQNPDQMEKQITHDFNPRASFVESDKNFNPSELGDVEGEADGEEEDDGEGEVEGSVVTESIPGSQSKTQEEFEVGSEYSDRLPLGAEAVNISEEINGNYKQSGR; encoded by the coding sequence ATGGACTCCAGGTGCCTGCTATTTCTTAGCTTGTGGACTGTGACTATTGGCACAGCGCAGGGGTGCCCTGAGCCATGTAACTGCATGGATAAATTCTCCGTGCAGCTCGCAGACTGCGCGTCCAAAGATCTGCTTTCTGTGCCCGTGGGTCTGCCATCCAATGTGACGACCCTCAGCCTGTCTGCAAACAAGATCCAGGTGCTCAAGTCCAAGAGTTTTATCAATGTCACCTTGATTACCTCTCTGTGGCTGGGGCACAATGCCATTGTCACCGTGCAGCGGGACACACTGGCACCGTTGGTCAACCTAAGGAATCTGGATATCAGTCACAATAAAATCGTTAACTTTCCATGGGAAGACCTGGTCAACCTCACTGCCTTGCAACTTCTGAAAATGAACAACAATGAGATGGTACATCTGCCCAAAGACGCTTTTCTCACCCTCCGAGAACTGAGGTCTCTCCGTATAAACAATAACAAGTTTGCCATCATTGCGCAGGGCACTTTCGAGTCCCTGAGTTTGTCTCATCTCCAGATTTACAACAACCCTTTCACTTGCTCCTGCAGCCTGGAGTGGCTTAGGGACTGGATCAAAAGTTCCAAAATTTCCGTGCCAGAGCAAGAGAATATAGCATGTGAATTACCCGAGAACCTGAAAGGGGTCTCTGTGGTCAAGATGCCCAACATGGATTGCAAGGCCCCTACCGTTTCCATCACATACCAACCCAACATTGAGAATACCGAAATTCACGAGGGGCAGTTGGTCATTCTGaactgtgagaccaaaggcagcCCGATGCCAGAGATGACGTGGGACGTGGAGAGTGGCAAACTGCACTTTCAATTCGCATTGCCCGCCATCGTGGAAAACCAGGATGTTCCGATCAACGACGCGACAACAAACACACGCTTTCAGGTGTTCCGAAATGGCACCCTAATCATCCCAGGCATGAGCAAGAAGGAAGATGGCAACTACACCTGCTCTGCCTCCAATGAAATGGGAACAGCAAACACCACGGTGAAAGTGGTGATGGCTGGCGCCCAGAAACACATCCAGACCTCCATGCTGGATCCTACTGCTGGCAAGGGGCGCCCTGTCCTCACCAAACCCGGGCCAAAGTCCTCCATCAACAATGTCATCAACCGAGACAAATCAGGGGAAAAGCCAAAACTGTTGCCAACCGGGTCAACGTCTGTCACGGCGGACACGGAGAACGCAAAGGATTTGCCCTTTGACAAATGTGGTATAAACGACGGCACGCACTACGTATCTAATGAAGCTTTCAATAGCACCCTGGGTCAGATTAAACAGTACACTTTCGAGTTCGGGGTGATAGCCCTGGAGGTGTCAGAGACAGAGGCCAAGGTGCAGCTCAACCCGCTGCAGATGGCCAACAGCAAGACCAACCTCCAGATGAGCCACACCCAAGACCTGCAGACCGTTGAAAAGGAGCCGTTTAGCCTGACTCAGACCATCACCAAGAAGTCCACTTTGGATCGGCTCTACCTCTGTGTGAGCACAGGCAACGGTCACTCAATAGTGGAGACATCCACGATTAGAGAGGGTATCAACGCATACCGTTTTGGTGGCTTACAGCCCGGTACCActtacacactctgtctctcagaTGCGAGCAGGGAGTGCCAGGTCCAGGTTGTATTTACCACCAGAAAGAAAATTCCCTCACTGCTTATAATTGTGGTAGTTAGTATTTTCTTGCTGGCCATGGCTACCGTGCCCCTGCTTGGTGCCACCTGTTGCCACCTGCTGTACAAGTACCAGGGTAAAACCTATAAGCTCATAATGAAAACACAGAATCCCGACCAAATGGAGAAGCAAATAACACATGACTTTAACCCAAGGGCCTCTTTCGTCGAGTCAGATAAGAATTTTAACCCGAGTGAGCTGGGTGACGTGGAGGGTGAGGCGGAcggcgaggaggaggatgacggtgAAGGTGAGGTTGAGGGCAGTGTGGTTACAGAATCCATTCCCGGCTCGCAGTCCAAAACGCAGGAGGAATTTGAGGTTGGCTCAGAGTACAGTGATAGGTTGCCCTTGGGCGCGGAGGCTGTGAATATTTCAGAGGAAATTAACGGCAATTACAAGCAGTCTGGGCGTTAA
- the LOC134446880 gene encoding immunoglobulin superfamily containing leucine-rich repeat protein 2-like, translating into MLSNNCLNFIRKKRRGTEMDSRCLLFLSLWTMAIGTAQGCPEPCNCMEKFSVQLADCASKDLLSVPVGLPSDLTSLSLSANKIQVLKSKSFINVTLITSLWLGHNAIVTVQRDTLAPLVNLRNLDISYNKIVNFPWEDLVNLTALQLLKMNNNEMVHLPKDAFLTLRELRSLRLNSNMFATIAQGTFESLSLSHLQIYNNPFTCSCSLEWLRDWIKGSKISVPEKENIACELPENLKGVSVVKMPNMDCKAPTVSITYQPNWLMPTGSTYVSADSGESGEDAKDLPLDQCGISDGTQYMSNHAFNNTLDQIKQNTFEFGVIALEVSETEAKVQLNPLQMANSKTNLQMNHTQDLQTVEKEPFSLTQTITKKSTLDRLHLCVSTGNGHLIVGTSTIREGINAYRFGGLQPGTTYTLCLSDATRECQVQVVFTTRKKFSVQLTDCASKDLLSVTMLISVYLVSFLQSCFI; encoded by the exons aTGCTCAGTAACAATTGCTTGAACTTCATCAGGAAGAAACGACGAG GGACTGAAATGGACTCCAGGTGCCTGCTATTTCTTAGCTTGTGGACTATGGCTATTGGCACAGCGCAGGGGTGCCCTGAGCCATGTAACTGCATGGAGAAATTCTCTGTGCAGCTCGCGGACTGCGCGTCCAAAGATCTGCTTTCTGTGCCCGTGGGTCTGCCGTCCGATTTGACGAGCCTCAGCCTGTCTGCAAACAAGATCCAGGTGCTCAAGTCCAAGAGTTTTATCAATGTCACCTTGATTACCTCTCTGTGGCTGGGGCACAATGCCATTGTCACCGTGCAGCGGGACACACTGGCACCGTTGGTCAACCTAAGGAATCTGGATATCAGTTACAATAAAATCGTAAACTTCCCATGGGAAGACCTGGTCAACCTCACTGCCTTGCAGCTTCTGAAAATGAACAACAATGAGATGGTACACCTGCCCAAAGACGCTTTTCTCACCCTTCGAGAACTGAGGTCTCTCCGATTAAACAGTAACATGTTTGCCACCATTGCGCAGGGTACTTTCGAGTCCCTGAGTTTGTCTCATCTCCAGATTTACAACAACCCTTTCACTTGCTCCTGCAGCCTGGAGTGGCTTAGGGACTGGATCAAGGGGTCAAAAATTTCCGTGCCAGAGAAAGAGAATATTGCATGTGAATTACCCGAGAACCTGAAAGGGGTTTCGGTGGTAAAGATGCCCAACATGGATTGCAAGGCCCCTACCGTTTCCATCACATACCAGCCAAACTGGTTGATGCCAACCGGGTCAACTTATGTCTCCGCGGATtctggggagagtggggaggatgCAAAGGATTTGCCCTTAGACCAGTGTGGTATAAGCGACGGCACACAATACATGTCCAATCACGCTTTCAATAACACCCTGGATCAGATTAAGCAGAACACTTTTGAGTTCGGGGTGATAGCTCTGGAGGTGTCAGAGACAGAGGCCAAGGTGCAGCTCAACCCGTTGCAGATGGCCAACAGCAAGACCAACCTCCAGATGAACCACACCCAAGACCTGCAGACCGTTGAAAAGGAGCCGTTTAGCCTGACTCAGACCATCACCAAGAAGTCCACTTTGGACCGGCTCCACCTCTGTGTGAGCACAGGCAACGGTCACTTAATAGTAGGGACATCCACGATTAGAGAGGGTATCAACGCATACCGTTTTGGTGGCTTACAGCCCGGTACCActtacacactctgtctctcagaTGCGACCAGGGAGTGCCAGGTCCAGGTTGTATTTACCACCAGAAAGAAATTTTCTGTGCAGCTGACAGACTGCGCATCCAAAGACCTGCTTTCTGTGACCATGCTTATTTCTGTGTACCTAGTTAGTTTTCTCCAAAGTTGTTTCATTTAA